The Actinobacillus equuli genome includes a window with the following:
- a CDS encoding YbhB/YbcL family Raf kinase inhibitor-like protein — protein MKVISSAIKNGAFEDQYGKRGSQFSPNGMPSYSIPFEISDAPQGTKSFAVVLEDKDAITASGFVWIHWLIADLERTKIAENESLTATDFVQGANSWASKLGNFSIEEASNYGGMAPPNCKHRYELIVYALDTKLNLTSGFRFNDLHFAMQGHILASASVMGTYDV, from the coding sequence ATGAAAGTGATTAGTTCAGCAATCAAAAATGGGGCGTTTGAAGACCAATACGGTAAACGTGGTAGCCAATTTAGTCCAAATGGAATGCCGAGTTATTCCATTCCGTTTGAAATTAGCGATGCGCCGCAAGGTACGAAATCTTTTGCTGTCGTCTTAGAAGATAAAGATGCGATTACCGCAAGCGGTTTTGTCTGGATTCATTGGTTAATTGCCGATTTAGAGCGCACAAAAATTGCCGAAAACGAAAGTCTAACGGCAACCGATTTTGTACAAGGTGCAAACTCATGGGCAAGTAAATTAGGTAATTTCTCGATCGAAGAAGCTTCAAATTATGGCGGTATGGCACCACCGAATTGCAAACACCGCTATGAACTTATTGTTTATGCGTTGGATACTAAACTGAATTTAACTTCCGGTTTCCGTTTTAATGATCTGCATTTTGCAATGCAAGGACATATCTTAGCCAGCGCAAGTGTTATGGGAACTTACGACGTTTAA
- the artP gene encoding arginine ABC transporter ATP-binding protein ArtP, which produces MAIRIHNVNFFYGSSQALFDINLDIEKGDTVVLLGPSGAGKSTLIRTLNLMEIPQSGTLEIAQHKFNLSAKTDAKEIALLRREVGMVFQQYHLWPHLSVMQNLIEAPMKVLGLAKEEAIQRAKAHLERLRLGEFADRFPLQLSGGQQQRVAIARALMMQPQVLLFDEPTAALDPEITAQVVDIIKELQGTGITQVIVTHEVGVARKVATKVVYMEKGKIIEQGGADCFEHPKTAQFENYLSHSE; this is translated from the coding sequence ATGGCAATTCGCATTCACAACGTCAACTTTTTTTACGGTTCAAGCCAAGCGTTATTCGATATTAATTTAGATATCGAAAAAGGCGATACGGTGGTGCTGTTAGGCCCTAGCGGTGCGGGTAAAAGTACCCTGATTCGTACGCTGAACTTAATGGAAATTCCACAATCGGGTACGCTTGAAATCGCACAACATAAATTCAATCTTTCTGCAAAAACCGATGCAAAAGAAATCGCATTATTACGCCGTGAAGTCGGTATGGTGTTTCAGCAATACCATTTATGGCCGCATCTAAGCGTGATGCAAAACCTGATCGAAGCGCCGATGAAGGTTTTAGGTTTAGCTAAAGAAGAAGCGATTCAACGCGCCAAGGCGCATTTAGAACGTTTACGTTTAGGCGAGTTTGCCGATCGTTTTCCGTTACAGTTATCCGGTGGGCAGCAACAACGTGTAGCAATTGCCCGTGCATTAATGATGCAGCCACAGGTGTTATTATTTGACGAGCCGACTGCCGCACTTGACCCGGAAATTACCGCACAAGTGGTTGATATTATTAAAGAACTGCAAGGAACCGGTATTACCCAAGTTATCGTTACCCACGAGGTCGGTGTAGCTCGTAAAGTGGCTACCAAAGTGGTGTATATGGAAAAAGGCAAAATTATCGAACAAGGCGGAGCGGACTGCTTTGAACATCCGAAAACTGCTCAATTTGAAAATTATCTTTCTCACTCAGAATAA